TCCGGCCGCTGACTTAGAAGATAGAGTACATTCATAACCCAACTTTCTGACTTAAAAATAAAAAACCCCTGATATGTTGATGGAGCCGCAAAAAGTCAAAAATGGCTTAATCGTCATGCCGGACTTGATCCGGCATCCAGAAATTTCAGTCACTTCTGGATTCCGGCCTGCTCCAGAATGACGGTAATAGAACTATTTGCGACCTTGTCATATACTAATCTGATTACCACTCTGCTTCAGCCATAGAAAGCATGGTTGATGGCATGGGTGGAGTCCTAAGAGCAACATAAATCAGTCTGTGAATCATGGACGGCAGATCATATCGGCGATTGAATCTGTACTGAAATTCTGCCAGGTACCGCGGAACATGCTTGCGATTAATTGCATGATAAGTACCTTTGAGCGCATTTTTTAAGTTACCAAGTATTATATTGACCCATTTGAAGGATGGATGCTCTACAGCTGCTTTA
The nucleotide sequence above comes from Desulforegula conservatrix Mb1Pa. Encoded proteins:
- a CDS encoding transposase; its protein translation is KAAVEHPSFKWVNIILGNLKNALKGTYHAINRKHVPRYLAEFQYRFNRRYDLPSMIHRLIYVALRTPPMPSTMLSMAEAEW